A part of Aegilops tauschii subsp. strangulata cultivar AL8/78 chromosome 2, Aet v6.0, whole genome shotgun sequence genomic DNA contains:
- the LOC109738186 gene encoding uncharacterized protein, producing the protein MPPMATSASVLTLPRLSISPTMPARASPTTTMTRRTRPLRAACAYTLQEGQSRRSHRLPCGLDLEVIAQQPPSPPPTPGRSERPPLVFVHGSFHAAWCWAERWLPFFSHAGFPCFALSLRAQGESSIPSDTVAGTLETHTGDIADFIRKEVPVPPILIGHSFGGLIVQQYISCLQGSEPFHPKLSGAVLVCSVPPSGNSGLVWRYLLTKPIAAIKVTLSLAAKAYANSLPLCKETFFSSQMDDELVLRYQNLMKESSKLPLFDLRKLNASLPVPSATDGTLEILVMGASNDFIVDAEGLSETARFYNVQPVCVKGVAHDMMLDCSWEKGAAIILSWLDKLAPRSA; encoded by the exons ATGCCACCCATGGCCACCTCCGCGTCCGTGCTCACCCTTCCCCGCCTCTCCATCTCGCCAACAATGCCAGCGCGGGCGTCGCCAACCacgacgatgacgaggaggaCCAGGCCTCTCCGCGCGGCGTGCGCCTACACGCTCCAGGAGGGCCAGTCCCGCCGCTCCCACCGCCTGCCCTGCGGCCTCGACCTCGAGGTCATAGCCCAGCAACCGCCTTCTCCGCCCCCGACCCCGGGAAGGAGCGAGCGGCCGCCGCTGGTGTTCGTGCATGGGAGCTTCCACGCGGCCTGGTGCTGGGCGGAGCGCTGGCTGCCCTTCTTCTCGCACGCCGGATTCCCCTGCTTCGCCCTCAGCCTCCGCGCACAG GGTGAAAGCAGCATTCCATCTGACACAGTGGCTGGCACGCTTGAG ACACATACTGGCGATATTGCTGATTTCATCCGAAAGGAGGTTCCTGTCCCACCCATACTAATTGGACATTCATTTGGAGGCTTGATTGTGCAGCAATATATATCATGCCTACAAG GTTCAGAACCTTTTCATCCAAAGCTTTCTGGCGCTGTTCTTGTCTGTTCTGTACCTCCCTCGGGAAACAG TGGATTAGTATGGCGTTACCTTTTGACTAAACCAATTGCTGCTATCAAG GTTACACTCAGCTTGGCCGCAAAAGCATATGCAAATTCATTGCCTCTCTGCAAAGAAACATTTTTCTCATCACAAATGGATGATGAACTTGTCCTGAG GTACCAAAATCTAATGAAGGAAAGCTCAAAGTTGCCACTATTTGACTTGAGGAAGCTCAATGCATCATTGCCTGTACCTTCTGCCACAGATGGTACATTAGAAATCCTTGTCATGGGTGCAAGCAATGATTTCATTGTT GATGCGGAAGGGCTTTCTGAAACTGCAAGATTTTACAACGTGCAACCTGTCTGTGTGAAAGGGGTAGCACATGATATGATGTTAGATTGCTCGTGGGAGAAAGGAGCTGCGATAATCCTATCTTGGTTAGATAAACTGGCACCAAGATCAGCCTAG
- the LOC109738193 gene encoding transcription factor BHLH156 yields MEHHQRLLHLSPHQEHLMIGPGFFDVDPMHFHGDDAGFAVQPAADDGAWMEDLMHLGDELFGGGGGGGAGDDNDMVGAAAADQAWRQECEGASPDDHPCSYDDVISPVSGEQGAGFEPSRDDSDLSGTRKRRDRSKTIVSERKRRFRMKEKLYELRALVPNITKMDKASIIADAVAYVKNLQSHARKLKEDVATLEARPGLAGRRQQQQQQKQGRRQGQHGRNGGDDEGNSGSSRGGGGARVTLVSAAQVGEGRFFVTVECERRDGVAAPLCAAVEALAGFLVESSNLGCSSDRVVSTLTLKVCETREDVMISDRTVKLWVMAALLSEGFRPEATSEIC; encoded by the exons ATGGAGCACCACCAGCGGCTGCTGCATTTGTCGCCACACCAAGAGCACCTCATGATCGGCCCGGGGTTCTTCGACGTTGACCCGATGCACTTCCACGGCGACGACGCCGGCTTCGCGGTGCAGCCGGCCGCTGACGATGGCGCCTGGATGGAGGACCTCATGCATCTCGGCGACGAGCTGTTCGGCggtggaggtggcggcggcgccggggACGACAACGACATGGTgggcgctgctgctgctgaccAGGCATGGCGGCAGGAATGCGAGGGCGCGTCCCCGGACGACCACCCCTGCAGCTACGACGACGTGATCAGCCCTGTCTCCGGGGAGCAAGGCGCGGGCTTCGAGCCCAGCCGCGACGACAGCGACCTGTCGGGGACGAGGAAGAGGCGGGACCGCTCCAAGACCATCGTGTCGGAGCGCAAGAGGAGGTTCCGGATGAAGGAGAAGCTATACGAGCTCAGGGCTCTCGTCCCCAACATCACAAAG ATGGACAAGGCTTCCATCATCGCCGACGCAGTGGCGTACGTCAAGAACCTGCAGTCGCACGCCAGGAAGCTCAAGGAGGACGTGGCGACGCTCGAGGCGCGGCCGGGGTTGGCCggccggcggcagcagcagcagcagcagaagcagggCCGGCGGCAGGGGCAGCACGGCCGCAACGGCGGCGACGACGAGGGGAACAGCGGCAGCTCcagagggggcggcggcgcgcgggtgaCGCTAGTGAGCGCGGCCCAGGTGGGCGAGGGCCGGTTCTTCGTGACGGTGGAGTGCGAGCGGCGGGACGGCGTGGCGGCGCCTCTGTGCGCGGCCGTCGAGGCCCTGGCCGGCTTCCTGGTGGAGAGCTCCAACCTCGGCTGCTCGTCGGACCGCGTCGTGTCAACTCTCACACTCAAG GTTTGTGAAACAAGGGAGGACGTGATGATCAGCGATCGCACGGTGAAGCTGTGGGTGATGGCGGCGCTGCTCAGCGAGGGCTTCCGGCCAGAAGCCACGTCGGAGATCTGCTAA